In the Paenibacillus sp. FSL R7-0337 genome, TGCCGGCAGATGCCGCATAGCTGCGGTAGCGGGCAGCATGTCCGGCGAAGACTGCGGTGAGGTCACCATCCAGATCCTTGTTCAGGATGAGCGAAGCGCTCTCCTGAACCTGCTTGTTAAGCCAAGGCGCGGTATAACTATGATTCTTATAAGCTTCTTCCATAGAGAGGGCGCTCTCCAGCATAGGCCCGAAGCTTCCGGCTGCGGCCAGAGCCTTGAGCCCCGCGGTATCATAGGCCTTGAAGCTCGCAGCGAGCAGCTTATCCTTGGCGGCGGTTCCCCCGTAATAGTCTGCCGGAATCTGCAGCAGGCTCCATTTGAGACTGTCCGTACTGTCGCTGCCCGTCCCGGAATCTGCCCTCTTAGTCGAACCTGCGGTAAGTCCGGCCAGATACTCATCCTTGAACTGCCGGAACCCGGCTGTCATCTTGTCTGAGACGCCTGAATCCGCCGAGAGCTGGCGATAATAGGCTTCATAGGGACCGCCCGGCGTCATATACTTGCTCTTCAGGCTGAGCAGGTAGGCATAGCTCTCCATCATCCCTGCGAAATCCTTCACAGTCAGCTGGTCCGCAAGCGTTAAGGACAGTCTGCTTAGACTGCTGCGGATGCCCGTTATGGGAGCCAGCTCTGCCAGTCTTGCCGATATTTCTTCTTCTTTATAAGAAATCGCGTGGTTGGCCGCTGCTTGGCGGTACCGGTTCTCGGCGGCGATAAGCTCCCCGGCAGCGTACAATTCACCGGCTTCTTGTACATCCTTAAGCTTATTTTTAATCCCCAGCGCCTTCTGTCCCAGCGGGAGCAGCATCAAAATACACAGAATAATCATAATATTCCGCAGGGTTACAGCCCGTATGATCGTCATATAATATAGCCCCTTTATTCATAGATAAGGATAGAGCGGCAGTCCGCTTCTAACCTTATACTTCAGGGTCCCAGCGGTACTTAAGCTCACGGATCTCCTCTACCTTGGCATCCAGGCCGTTCCACGGCTCATAAGGGTTCGCGGCAATGAGTCTGGATAAGCGCAGGAACCGGTCCTTGGGCAGCTCCTGCACATAGCGGCCGATCATGCCGGAGTAGAGCAGCGCGTATCGCTTCATGCGGACCGCAGCACTGGCAACGGCGGCCATAATGACCAGCCCCGTATCCATTTCGAGAATCTGCACCTCGTAATTCTTGACATAGCGCAGGGTGCGGTCTTTGATCAGCTCGGGGCGGACCCTGGCGATCTCCCCGATATATTCAGCCAGCAGCGGCTCGAAGTCCTTCAGCAGCAGCTGCTCCAGCTCCAGCGTCATGTCCTTGCGCAGCTGGAAGCCGTGCAGCAGGGCGACACGCTGGCGGGAGATCCGGTCTCCGCGCAGCAGCACGGAGATCTCGCGCAGCTTCTCATAAGCGAGCACATCATTCTCGCGCAGGACCGTCACGGCTTCCTGGCGGTTCAGCTCCAGATCTTCCTTGATGCTATAGATATTACGGCCAAGCAGTTTGTTCAGCGCATACAGATTTTCGTTCTGCCGTACTTTTCGCTGCGTATAGTAGACCAGTCCGGCTAATACGAGACCGCCTGTGCCGCACAGCACCATCTGCTGCAGATTCTGTCCGAAATAGATTCCGGCCAGGGTCAGCAGGAGAATAACGAGCAGCCGGGTCTGTACCCTGCGCCCGGCCTGGGACACTGCATACTTCTCCACCGGAGTCAGCGAAGCGCGGCCGCAGCGGGTGCAGCGTTCCTCGCCCAGCGCGGTGTAACGGTGACAGCGGCGGCAGATGCGCAGCTTCTCGAAGGCGTAACGGGGGCCTTTGAAGGGACGGAAGATCACCGGTTTCTTTTTACTCACGGGCCGTATCTCCTCCGTTCAATGCAGCCAGCAGGCGCTCGTCGATATCCTCGCGGGTGAGCGGCTTCCGCTGGCGGGAAGCATATAGAATGATCTGAATCACAGCATAGAGAAACGTTATCCCGAGTATGGCGTATGTAATCATGGAACTCTTCCTTTCTGCTCTGGTTACGGTCTTTTAATCAAATATTCAGGAAAGCGGCGTATACTTAGAATAGTCTATCCGGCTCAGGATGGCGATTGCCACTAGCGGAAGTGCCGGTCCAGCGGTCACTATGTTGAAGTTTACAAGGTTTAATTATATCATAATGGCATGCTATTGACAGAATTTAGCTATGCGTTACGGATCTGCCATATCCGCCTAATTTCACACAAGAGGAGCCCTATTTATGCTTCGTAACGAACGTTATTTCAGCAAGGCCAAGAATAGACTGCAGCGCATATTGCCTGTATTGCTCATGATCTTATGCATCACTGTATCTCCATATGCTGCTTCGCGAGCCAGCGCGGCTTCAGCCGCACCGTCACATATTGACGCTGTGCTGCTGATCGATGTCAGCAACTCGATGAACAAGAGCGACAAGAACAAGATAGCCAATGAAGCGATGAAGATGTTCATAGATATGCTGTCCACCCAAGGCGATAAGGTAGGCATTGTGGCCTACACCGATAAGGTACAGCGCGAGAAGGCGCTGCTCGGCATCAAATCCGCCGGCGACAAGGAGGATCTGAAGAATTTCATCGACGGGCTTAGCCGCGGACCCTACACAGACCTGGCGGTCGGGATGGAAGAAGCAGTGAAGGTGCTGGAGAACGGCAGCGATCCCGCCCATGAGCCAATGATTGTCATGCTGGCGGACGGCAACAATGACCTGAATGAAGCCAGCGGCCGGAAGCAGTCCGATTCCGACAAGGAGCTGAAGGCAGCAGTAGAGTCTGCCAAGCAGAAGGGGTATCCCGTATATACCATAGGGCTGAATGCAGACGGCAAGCTGAACAAGAATATTCTGGCCGGACTGTCCGCCGAGACAGGCGGCAAGGCGTTCACCACGAATTCTGCCGATGATCTGCCGCAGATTCTCAGCGAGATTTTTGCCAGCCACTTGAAGCTGAAGGTGGTGCCGGTGCCGTCCATTACGGCAAACGGCGATTATCAGGACGTAACGGTGAACGTGCCGAACAGCAGCGTGCTGGAAGCGAATATCTCCATTATGTCCTCGAAGCCGGTGACGGCGAAGCTGAGCGATCCTTCCGGCAAGGAAGTTGCTATTCCCTCGGATAAGGTGTTGCTGTCGAAGTCGTCCACCTACACCCTGATCAAGCTGCTCGCGCCGGAGCAGGGGGACTGGAAGCTCCAGGTCAAGGGTGTGCCGAAGGATAAGATCGATATTAATCTGGTGTTCAACTACGATCTGGAGCTGAAGCTGGATGCTCTGCCAGCCAAGTCTTACGGCAAAGGCGACAAGGTGGAGATCTCTTCCCATCTGTACAGCAACGGGGCGGAGGTAACGGAAGGCAGCCTGTATCAGGAGATGAAGGCGGTGCTGCTGGCAACTGATGTCGATACCGGCCAGGTGCAGGAGATTCCGCTGGACAATTCGGGTGCTGCGTTTAAGGGCACTTTTGAGATACAAGACAGTCATGAATATAAGCTGAAGGTCCGGGCCGAGGAGAGCAGCTTCTACCGCGAGAGCGACGAGCTGACGATCAATGCCAAGACGGGAACGGTGGCGACTACCCCGCCGTCAGCAGGCACTCCTGCGGGCGAAGAGCCTGCTGAGGAGAAGACCTCGAACGCGCTGTACTATATCATCGGCGGTATTGTGCTGCTGCTGGCTGCTGCTGCCGCATTCTGGCTGCTGCGCAGTAAGGCTAACCGGGGGTTCGTCGGACAACTGGTAGTGGAAGTGGTGGACGGCAACACCGGAGAGAAAACCTATCCGCAGTACAAGAAGCTCGCCGCCTTCCGCGGCAAGTTCACTCTGCACCAGCTCCTGCAGCTTGCTCCTGAACTTAAGGAGAGCGAAAAGCTGGTCTTCACCCCGGGAACCCATGACCGGCTCCTGCTGCGCGGGGGCGAAGGGATCTCGGTGGAACGCTCAGGGCGTGCTGCTGATACCTCGCGGGGCCTGGAGCTGAAGAGCGGGGACCGGGTAACAGTCTCTCTGCAGACGGTAGACAAGACGATTCTATTGGAATATTTGATCTGATAAGCAGGCTAAGTGTATGCTCCCGAAGCGATTATATGAAGTGATTCGGGCTGCATAGGCTATCACAACTTTTGGGGGAGAACCTATGAAACCGGTAGTAAGAGAACATATTCAACAGCTGGATGTATCGCTTGGCGGAGGGATCGTCAGCGACAAGATTAGAGTGGATACCATCGACAACCCGATCCTCATTATCGGGCTTGGCGGCACGGGTATCGATGCCCTGCTGCGGCTCAAATACCAGATTAACCGCCGCTTCAAGCTGCCTGAAGATCCGTTGTCCAAGAAGAAGCGGGATAAGCCCGACAACGTGGAATTCCTGGCGTTCGAGACCAATGAACAGGACCGCGGCAAAAAATACAAGGGCATTGGCCTCGACCCGCAGAATGAATTCGTGCTGCTGGCCAATGCCGAGATCGGCGGACTGCTGCAGAACCGCAGCATCCTGGATTCTTACATTACAGACTGGCTGTCGCCGGAGCTGAGCATCACAGACGGCATGAACGGAGCCGCCGGGGTGCGCCAGGCCGGACGCCTGTTGCTGTTCACGAAGATCAACCAGGTGGTTGCCGCCATCGACAAGAAGATCAAGACGCTGTCTGTCGGCACCAGCAAGAAGCTGATGGTCTTCCTGCTTACCGGTCTGTCCGGCGGAACCGGCAGCGGGGCGTTCCTGGATATTGCCTACATCGTGCGCGGCATTATTGAACGTGACTACGGCGCAGCCGGGATAGACCGTGTCAATACGCTGGGCTATCTGTTCACACCGGACGTCAACCTGTCGAACAAAAGCCTCAGCGAGCATACCCGCGAGTATATCCGTAAGAACGGGTATGCCGCGCTTAAAGAACTGGATTACTGGATGAACGTGGACAGCCGGGGCGAACGGTTCCGCCAGAAGTACGGCAATATTCTGAGCGTCAACTCGCCGCTGCCGCCGTTCAATCTCTGTCATCTCATCTCCGCAACGAATACGGAAGGCAAGCTGCTGGAGAATGCCTACGATTACTGCATGAATGTGACGGCTGAGAACATCACCAACTTCATGGCCAGTGAAGAGAAGGCATCCGGCGAAGAGTTCGCCATCCATGACTATATCAGCAACATCCGCACGAACATTGCCCAGATGAACAAGACTTATCCTGCCAACTATGAATACAACATTATTGGAGCATCCTCGGCCGTGCTGCCGATTGAGGAAATGACAACCTACCTGGCCTACCGCCTCTTCGACAAAATGGACAAGATGTTCCATCACGCCCCGAATCAGGAGGATGTGGAGAAGATGGCGCGTAAGCTCGGCATCGATCTTGATACGATGATCAAGACGTTCGAGTCCCGTGTGCCGGAGCCGTTGCCGGGCTATCAGAACAGCGAGCGTCTCAGCCATGCGAACGTGGTCAAGAATCAGGTCGTCAGCATGGATACGGAGCTGGAGCAGAACTTCCTGGCCCGTGCGCGTGAGGAATATATCAAATCCAAGAAGCAGCTTCCGGGCGAGATTGCCGGACAGTTCGGCGAAGAGCTGGAGCGCATCTTCCTTCATCCCGAGCAGGGGCCGTTCTATGTGTCCCGGCTGCTGTACACCGAGAAGGGCTTCTGCATCCTGAAGCTGATCCAGTCTTATATAGAAGCGCTGCGCGAGAGCCTCTTGCGCCTGCCGCGTGATATTGAGACCGCACAGGAGAGTGCAGAGGATAAGCTGGGCGATGCGCGGAGCGCTTTTGTGTCCAAGGAGAAGAAGAAGAATGCCTATATTGAAGCCAAAATCAATGAATACTGGCTGCATGCCGATGTGGAGCGCACCGAGCAGATGATCCAGTTCTATGAGGATCTGTATGAACTGCTGAATGAAGAGAACAGCCGGATCTACGGTGTGTTCACCGAGATTCTGACCGCGCTCAGCTCGATCTTCGAGAAGAACGGTGACATTCTGATTAATGGCGAAGAACAGGCTGACCACAAGGGCAACAAAACCTACTATTGGAATATCGTCAACGTGCCGGATATCTCGGCGACCATCTCCAAAATCATGGATCAAAAGGATGGCGATGATCTGATCCGTGACTTCACACGCGAGATGCTGAAGCATTCAGGGCGCTGGGTAAGGGAGCAGGAGATTGATATTGTCCGCTCCATATCCGAGTTCCTCAGCGACAAGTTCGGGGATCTGATTACCCGCTCGATGGAGGATTTCCTGGTGATGAAATACGGGCACGAGGAGCCGCTGGATAAGTTCGTGGAGCGGATTATTGCCGGACGTCTGGATGAGGATGCGGTGCCGATTTTCCACCTCAGCAACAGCTCAGGCAGTCTGCACTTCCCGTCCTGGGGCTTCGTCTCTGTGCCGGTGAAGGCACCGGGGATTCTGAAGGGTGTGCGGAATTATCAGAACAATGCACTCGGCAAATCGCAGTTCACGATCAAGGAGAGCCAGGTGAAGAACCGGATTTTCTGGCTGAATACACGCAACGGGGTGCCGTTGTTCGTATACACGCCGCTGCGGGTATTTGAGGAGAACTATGAACGGACCATCCTGGATAAAGAAGGCATTGGACGCCATCTCGTGATGACGGACAAGGACAACTGGACCTATCTGCCTTCACCGATCCCGGAGAAGTCATGGGGCGATACTTACGTGAACCCGCGCGTCCGTGATTATAATGCCAGAGTGCGTGCGGATTTCGCCCGGGCGCTGGAATCCGGTGTCATTATAGAGAAGGGTGTGGACGAGAACACGAGCAGCCGCTTCTCCGTGAACTTCACGAAGCCGCTGGATCTGGGCAAGCTGCTGGGCGCTTATGATCTGCAGCTGGATGCGCCGCGTCCGAATCTGGGTGAAGTGCGCAAGGCTGCTGAAGAGCTCAAAGCGCTCCGTACAGGAGGTCTTGAACGCGAAGCCGTGAAGGATATCTTCGGCAGCATTAATCTGGAGCTGGCCCAGGAGAACCTGATCCGTTCCCCGCAGCTCATTGCCCGTGTCCGTGAGGAGCTGGCGAAATACGATGCGCTGGCAGCCAAGTCACAGGAGCTGGAGGCGCTGGTGCATCAGCATCTGGATGAAGACAAATGGCTGGACCAGTTCATCGAAGCGCTGTACACCGATACCATCACCAAAAAAGGTGCGCTCTATGTCTATGACCGTGACGAGGACGAGGATGCCTGGGAGCCGTTCGCCAATCTGATGAAGGAACGCAGCTATGTGGAGTATGCCGTCTACCGCCATTTCCGTGAGCTGGATGAGAAAAGCCGCAGTCTCCTGCTCCGCAAGGCAGCACGCCGGGCCGGAGAGATGACCGCAGCCGAAGATGTAACTCCGCTGCTGTATAAGCTGGAAGGGATGTATGTCTCGTTCCTGGAGGCACGTGACGCTCTGGAATATGAGCGGGTAGAGCATGCCAACGGAGATGAAATGTACAGCTTCTACAAGAGCCTGACCGGCAAGCTTGGCAGCATCCGCAGAAAGCTGAAGTAGGCCTATGATCAGAGATCAGGCCTTACAATATGCCGAGCAATACGCTGCTTTGGAGGAAGCACAGCATAATAAGGGGGATGGGCGCAGCAGTATCCATTACCCTGCGCTGTTCCTGTTCCTGGGCGATAAGGTGACCCCGGCCATCGGCCCTGTGCTGGAACGCTGTCAGCGCAAATGGGACAATGCGGGCGGCGTGATGGCGCTGCATGCCGGTTCACATAACGGCAGCGGCAGTACGCAGGAGAAGGAGGGGGTCAAGGGGCGGATCGGCAGCGGAAACAGCAGCGTCCATGAACGTGTGATGCACATGACCCTGCCGGATACGGCAGGGCGTGATCCGCGTACGGTCCGGCGTGAGCTGTACCGTGAATTTCATGAGGATAGCCAGTATTTGGCCGGAATGAACCGGACGCTGCGCAGCTTAAGCAACAGCATAGCGGATTACGGGCGGCTTTATTCCTCTTTTGACGTTATCCATCTGTCTGTCATTACACGGGTCGATGACCCGCAGAATGTGCTGTTGCCGGAGATCGTGCTGCTGGCCCGCGCAATTCTCAGCCAGTCGTTCAAATCAGTACAGATTGATCTGTACGCGCTGATTAACGAACGGGAGCAGGGGGATAACTTCGGCTATTCCAGCTCGGTCGGGCTGGCTTGTCTGCGTGAGCTGGACGGGATGCAGGCGGCGGATTATGCCTTAAGCGCTCCGCTGCTGGTTACGGAGGAAGGGCTGTCCATTCCAGTGGCGCATGGCCCTTCTCCGCTGTTCGATCTGGTCTATCTGCTCTCCGACAAGAACGAGCGCGGACTGATGTCGGTCCATGGGATGGACGACAATTACGAGATTATCGCCCACATCAGCCTGCTCAAGAACCGGGTCCGGCCTGCGGCCGATCAGGCCTCCGGGCATGGCGGCTACAATAATATGACGTTCAAAAGCGGCATCCGCGGCAGCACAGGCAGACAAGGCTACGCGTCTGCCGGCTTCTCGGCGGTGCGGCGGCCGAACCGCCAGATTGCGCTGGCGGTACTGTACCATGCGCTGCATTATCTGTCCGGGCGGCTGCGTGCAGGCCACCCCCGTAGTCTTAAGGAGCGGCAGGCGATGCTTGGCCTTGGAGCGGATACCCTGCGTGACCGCGCGGCGGAATTGCTGCCGGAGCAGTCCGCTCTCGCCGAGATGACCGGGCTGATGAGCCACGGGCGCCCGTCCTATTCACAGCTGCGCATGCTCTCACTGCGCGAGGCCGAGGAACTGCTGTTCGGGGAAGGGGCGCAGGCTTACTTCCGCAGTAATTTTGCGGAGGTGTCCGTGAGAAGGGCGGCGGGCATCGACCCGGCCCGGGAGTGGGCCGGAGTGCTGGCGGCCGAGGAGGCAGGAGCCTTCCCGGTCACCTTCTACCAGCTGGCGGAATGGACCAGTGAGAAGACGGGTGAGGGCAGCGTGCTGCAGGCCTTGCGCCAGCATATGGGCGGTCTGCGTTCCGCCCTGCTCTCCGCGCAGGAGGAGCTGGAGCGGCTCTATGCGGAGAGCGTGGAGCGTCAGCCGTTCCAGCGGGTGCCGCTGCTGGACAAACGGACGGTGCGCAATTTCATTCATTATCTGTTCGAGTCCGTCTACGGCAAGAAGTATGAGATTCTGCTGCTGGAGAGCGAGCTGGCCCTCTGTCTCCGCTATGACGCTGCACTGGAGCAGCTGCACGCAGACAGCAGAACGAAGGTTGCGGCGATGGATGCTTTGGAGGAGGATCTGCACAGCTTGGCCCTCGTCAGCATTGGCCGCAGCAAAGAGGCCGTAGATCAGAACATCATGGAGTATTACCGCAGTGTGACCGACGATGTCATGAAGGATATCGAGACCCGGCGCGGTGCGGGGATCTTCTTCAGCGAGCGGTTCATGGGTAGTCTCTCCGGGCTGCTAGTGCAAGGAGGCGGCCAGGCTGTTGCCGAGCGGCTGATTGAGCTGTGCCGCCGGGAGCTGCTTACGGCGGGACCGTTCACGCTTCCGTTCGAGGAGGAGCTGCTGCGGCGCGCTAATGTCGCAGCCGCTTACGAGAACCGGGACATCGTCTCCAAGGAGGAGCTGTTCAAGCAGCTCTACCGCAGTCTGGAGGAGGAGGCGGCGATGAATGTCCGCCTGTTCGAGTATACGCAGGAGCACCGGCATGAAGAGAAGTACTTCTTCGGCGACAGCTCCTCCGAATTCCTGCGCTATGCCTTCAGTGCTGACGAGACCACCCGCATCTACCGGCTCGGCTTCGTACATGAGCAGCGCCGCAGCGGCGTAGAGAAGCTGAACCTGATGGGCGGCTTCCACTTGGAAGACTTGCTCTACTACCGCAACGGCAAGGTCTATTACGAGACTTATGCCGGCAACGGATACCAGCTCCACGGTCTGGAAGAGGCGCAGCTGCCGGTGATGAGATGAGTGGCGAATAGATGGGATATGTGCTGATGAGTGGCGAATAGATGGGATATGTGCTGATGAGTGGCGAATAGATGGGATATGTGCTGATGAGCGGCGATTAGATGGGATGAGTGCTGATGAGCGAAGTGCTATGACAAACTATTATTTATGTTCGGGCTACCACAACCGCAGGATCTATAGTCCGCGCGAGTTCGTAGGCTGACCGGATGCTGGTGGAAGTGGGCTGGATGGTGAAATGAGAGGGATAAATCCCTCTGATGTTGCTGAAAGTGGGCTGAATGTTGAAATGAGAGGGATAAATCCCTCTGATGCTGGT is a window encoding:
- a CDS encoding vWA domain-containing protein, whose product is MLRNERYFSKAKNRLQRILPVLLMILCITVSPYAASRASAASAAPSHIDAVLLIDVSNSMNKSDKNKIANEAMKMFIDMLSTQGDKVGIVAYTDKVQREKALLGIKSAGDKEDLKNFIDGLSRGPYTDLAVGMEEAVKVLENGSDPAHEPMIVMLADGNNDLNEASGRKQSDSDKELKAAVESAKQKGYPVYTIGLNADGKLNKNILAGLSAETGGKAFTTNSADDLPQILSEIFASHLKLKVVPVPSITANGDYQDVTVNVPNSSVLEANISIMSSKPVTAKLSDPSGKEVAIPSDKVLLSKSSTYTLIKLLAPEQGDWKLQVKGVPKDKIDINLVFNYDLELKLDALPAKSYGKGDKVEISSHLYSNGAEVTEGSLYQEMKAVLLATDVDTGQVQEIPLDNSGAAFKGTFEIQDSHEYKLKVRAEESSFYRESDELTINAKTGTVATTPPSAGTPAGEEPAEEKTSNALYYIIGGIVLLLAAAAAFWLLRSKANRGFVGQLVVEVVDGNTGEKTYPQYKKLAAFRGKFTLHQLLQLAPELKESEKLVFTPGTHDRLLLRGGEGISVERSGRAADTSRGLELKSGDRVTVSLQTVDKTILLEYLI
- a CDS encoding tubulin-like doman-containing protein — protein: MKPVVREHIQQLDVSLGGGIVSDKIRVDTIDNPILIIGLGGTGIDALLRLKYQINRRFKLPEDPLSKKKRDKPDNVEFLAFETNEQDRGKKYKGIGLDPQNEFVLLANAEIGGLLQNRSILDSYITDWLSPELSITDGMNGAAGVRQAGRLLLFTKINQVVAAIDKKIKTLSVGTSKKLMVFLLTGLSGGTGSGAFLDIAYIVRGIIERDYGAAGIDRVNTLGYLFTPDVNLSNKSLSEHTREYIRKNGYAALKELDYWMNVDSRGERFRQKYGNILSVNSPLPPFNLCHLISATNTEGKLLENAYDYCMNVTAENITNFMASEEKASGEEFAIHDYISNIRTNIAQMNKTYPANYEYNIIGASSAVLPIEEMTTYLAYRLFDKMDKMFHHAPNQEDVEKMARKLGIDLDTMIKTFESRVPEPLPGYQNSERLSHANVVKNQVVSMDTELEQNFLARAREEYIKSKKQLPGEIAGQFGEELERIFLHPEQGPFYVSRLLYTEKGFCILKLIQSYIEALRESLLRLPRDIETAQESAEDKLGDARSAFVSKEKKKNAYIEAKINEYWLHADVERTEQMIQFYEDLYELLNEENSRIYGVFTEILTALSSIFEKNGDILINGEEQADHKGNKTYYWNIVNVPDISATISKIMDQKDGDDLIRDFTREMLKHSGRWVREQEIDIVRSISEFLSDKFGDLITRSMEDFLVMKYGHEEPLDKFVERIIAGRLDEDAVPIFHLSNSSGSLHFPSWGFVSVPVKAPGILKGVRNYQNNALGKSQFTIKESQVKNRIFWLNTRNGVPLFVYTPLRVFEENYERTILDKEGIGRHLVMTDKDNWTYLPSPIPEKSWGDTYVNPRVRDYNARVRADFARALESGVIIEKGVDENTSSRFSVNFTKPLDLGKLLGAYDLQLDAPRPNLGEVRKAAEELKALRTGGLEREAVKDIFGSINLELAQENLIRSPQLIARVREELAKYDALAAKSQELEALVHQHLDEDKWLDQFIEALYTDTITKKGALYVYDRDEDEDAWEPFANLMKERSYVEYAVYRHFRELDEKSRSLLLRKAARRAGEMTAAEDVTPLLYKLEGMYVSFLEARDALEYERVEHANGDEMYSFYKSLTGKLGSIRRKLK
- a CDS encoding transcription initiation factor TFIID, which codes for MIRDQALQYAEQYAALEEAQHNKGDGRSSIHYPALFLFLGDKVTPAIGPVLERCQRKWDNAGGVMALHAGSHNGSGSTQEKEGVKGRIGSGNSSVHERVMHMTLPDTAGRDPRTVRRELYREFHEDSQYLAGMNRTLRSLSNSIADYGRLYSSFDVIHLSVITRVDDPQNVLLPEIVLLARAILSQSFKSVQIDLYALINEREQGDNFGYSSSVGLACLRELDGMQAADYALSAPLLVTEEGLSIPVAHGPSPLFDLVYLLSDKNERGLMSVHGMDDNYEIIAHISLLKNRVRPAADQASGHGGYNNMTFKSGIRGSTGRQGYASAGFSAVRRPNRQIALAVLYHALHYLSGRLRAGHPRSLKERQAMLGLGADTLRDRAAELLPEQSALAEMTGLMSHGRPSYSQLRMLSLREAEELLFGEGAQAYFRSNFAEVSVRRAAGIDPAREWAGVLAAEEAGAFPVTFYQLAEWTSEKTGEGSVLQALRQHMGGLRSALLSAQEELERLYAESVERQPFQRVPLLDKRTVRNFIHYLFESVYGKKYEILLLESELALCLRYDAALEQLHADSRTKVAAMDALEEDLHSLALVSIGRSKEAVDQNIMEYYRSVTDDVMKDIETRRGAGIFFSERFMGSLSGLLVQGGGQAVAERLIELCRRELLTAGPFTLPFEEELLRRANVAAAYENRDIVSKEELFKQLYRSLEEEAAMNVRLFEYTQEHRHEEKYFFGDSSSEFLRYAFSADETTRIYRLGFVHEQRRSGVEKLNLMGGFHLEDLLYYRNGKVYYETYAGNGYQLHGLEEAQLPVMR